One stretch of Paenibacillus sp. FSL R5-0341 DNA includes these proteins:
- a CDS encoding hemolysin family protein, with protein sequence MDIITILNIALLIILIALTAFFVASEFAVVKIRTSRVDQLVAEGNKKAVLAKKVVSDLDYYLSACQLGITVTALGLGALGKPTVERLLYPVFDYLNVSPSISSIASYAIAFILVTFLHVVIGEMAPKTLAIQFSEKLTLMLSPSLYWFGKIMYPFIWALNGTSRVLLRGFGVKPAKHDQAYSEDEIKIIMNQSYEGDENNKTKLSYLENVFVFDERDAKDIMVPRTELVTLNQDMTYDDIIPILDEHNYSRYPVIEDGDKDRIIGVVNVKKILPDMVAARSYQLSEFVREIPFVSEVTSIQDAMIKMQQERVHMAVVVDEYGGTSGIITMEDILEELVGEIRDEFDADEVADIQETGENQYLINGRVLLDEVERQFGLIFEGNEEMDTVAGWIQYQKGVGVEKGDTVEHGDYVWTVVDTENYHIKQVLLERVNGAQVEEATSDLA encoded by the coding sequence TTGGACATAATTACCATATTGAATATCGCTTTACTTATTATCTTGATTGCATTGACTGCATTTTTCGTAGCATCGGAGTTTGCTGTAGTCAAAATTCGTACATCAAGAGTGGATCAACTGGTCGCTGAAGGCAATAAAAAGGCTGTACTAGCCAAAAAAGTTGTCTCAGACCTGGATTATTATCTGTCAGCCTGTCAGCTCGGTATTACGGTCACTGCACTAGGACTGGGAGCGCTCGGAAAACCGACGGTTGAGAGATTGTTATACCCGGTATTCGATTACCTGAACGTATCACCTTCAATCTCGTCGATTGCTTCCTATGCAATCGCCTTTATCCTCGTTACGTTCTTGCACGTGGTTATTGGTGAGATGGCACCCAAAACGCTGGCGATTCAGTTTTCGGAAAAACTGACGTTGATGCTCTCCCCATCCCTGTATTGGTTTGGTAAAATCATGTATCCGTTCATCTGGGCGCTTAATGGAACCTCACGTGTTCTTCTGCGAGGATTCGGTGTAAAGCCTGCCAAACATGATCAAGCCTACTCGGAGGACGAGATTAAAATCATTATGAACCAGAGTTATGAAGGTGACGAGAATAACAAGACCAAGCTTTCATATCTGGAAAATGTATTTGTGTTCGACGAACGTGATGCCAAAGACATTATGGTACCACGTACAGAACTGGTGACATTAAATCAGGATATGACCTATGACGATATTATTCCTATATTGGATGAACATAACTATTCACGTTACCCTGTCATCGAGGATGGGGACAAGGACCGCATTATCGGCGTTGTGAATGTGAAAAAGATTTTGCCAGACATGGTTGCCGCAAGATCGTATCAACTAAGCGAGTTCGTTCGTGAGATCCCATTCGTGTCCGAAGTTACATCTATCCAGGATGCGATGATTAAAATGCAGCAGGAACGTGTACACATGGCCGTGGTCGTGGATGAATACGGCGGTACTTCGGGAATCATTACGATGGAGGATATCCTGGAGGAGCTGGTCGGTGAGATTCGTGATGAATTCGATGCCGATGAGGTGGCCGATATCCAGGAGACTGGAGAGAATCAATATCTCATTAATGGCCGGGTACTTTTGGATGAAGTGGAGCGGCAGTTCGGACTTATCTTTGAAGGTAATGAAGAGATGGATACCGTGGCCGGATGGATTCAGTACCAGAAGGGTGTAGGTGTGGAAAAAGGCGACACGGTAGAACACGGTGATTATGTCTGGACCGTCGTGGATACCGAGAACTATCACATCAAACAAGTTCTTCTGGAGCGGGTAAACGGCGCACAGGTTGAGGAAGCGACTAGCGATCTGGCGTGA